GAAATCGGCCGGTCTCCCACATCGTGCGCCGGAGGATCCACAGCCCGGCAAGCCTCCACCCCTCCTCGTGGTCTTGACCGCCCCGCTCTTCTGCGGAAGCGTCGCATGCAAGAACCTGCAACCGACTAGGCCTAGGAGCACGTTGTGGACCTAGAGTTCATCGGGATCGACCCCAACACAGGGGGCGAGGGATCGCCGACCGCGTGGTGGAACGGCAGTCGGCTGACCTGGTGATCCAGGGCGTCAAGGCCCAGGAGGTCCTGGAGGCGCTGATCGGCGGTACGGAGTGGGCCGAGGGTCACAAGGTCGGTATCCCCGAGCACGAGACTGTGATCCGTATCCCGGCCCGCATGGTGCCTATCCTGAGGAAGGCGTGTGATGTCGCGGAACAGCGTGCCGAGCTTCGCTGACCTCCTGGCCGGCACACGCCGCAGCGCCGTGCATCTGGAGATGCGCGACATGTACTCCGTGGCCGACGAGGTGGAGGAGTTCGAGCGCTTCAAGCGCACCGGGACCCTCGAGCTCGACCCCACGGCCCGATGGTGGCCCGGCTGGCTGGACCTGGTGCGGGACGCGGTCGGCAGGGGTGTAGTGATGCGCCGCGCCCGTGTCGTTTCCGAGCCGGTGACGGACTACATCCGGTGGGAACACGCTTCCACTCCGCTGAACATCGGTGCCGGCGAGTTGGTCCGGTGGCTGCCGCGGCGCCAGGCTGTGGACATCGCGTTGCCGGGCGCAGACTTCTGGCTGTTCGACGACCGGATCGTGCAGTTCAACATCTTCACAGGTGAAGGCGACTGGGCCAACCCGCCCAAGGAGTTCAGCGAGGACCCTGCTGTGATCGCTCTGTGCGCTTCGGCGTTCGAGGCCGTGTGGGACCGCGCTGTCGATCACGAGAAGTACACCGTCTGACCGCCGCAGGACAGCCAGCTCATGCCCGTCTCCCCGTCTTCCAGCGCTCAGGCCGCACGCGAGGCCCTCGCCGTGCGCCTTTCCCATCTGCGCAGGGACGCGGGGCTCACCGGGGATGAGTTGTCTGTCCTGTGCGGTTGGCATCCTGCCAAGACGTCCCGTATCCAGGGCGCCAAGGCGATGCCGACGGATGCCGATATCCGTGCGTGGTGCGCCGCCTGATCGGCCGACGATCAGGTGGAGGACTTGATCGCGACCGCCCGTGCGGTTGATTCGATGTACCAGGAGTGGCGCAGACTCCATCGCAACGGGATGCGCCGGCTTCAGGAGGACGTGAACGCGTCTGTCGCGCGGGCGGCACACCAGCGCGTGTACGCGTCCAATGTGGTGCCCGGGTTCTTCCAGACTCCGGCCTATGCCACGGCGCTGTTGGGGTCCATCACCGCGTTCCAGGGCACGCCCAACGATGTCCCTGAGGCCGTCGCGTCCAGGGTCGCCCGGTCCCGTTTCCTCTACGAGGGCGGTCACCGCTTCGCTGTCGTCCTGGAGGAGGCGGTCCTGCGCCACCGGATCGGCAGCCCCGCGACGATGGCCGGCCAGCTTCGTCATCTGCTCACCGTGATGCCGTTGGTCAGCGTCTCCTTCGGCGTGATCCCCTTCTCTGCCGCCCGGACCGCCCCCGACATGCCCTACGAAGGATGGTTCACAGATGCAGTGGTCGGGATGCCCGGCCGGGCCACACGGCGGCGCGCTGCCAACTGGGCTCTGCGCACCGCGCGACACGGGCGCACTTGCGGACTTGGGCCAGCCGGACAGCTTCTGACGGTGTATCTCCACGCACTTGCCTTGCCTCCTCGGTGCGAAGGCGGCGCTGACCTGGCGCACCTGGGACGTATCTGCGGGCTGTCTGCATCCGCCTTGAGCCTCGAACTCGACTTTGTGGTGGAAGCGGGAGTCCTCGCCTGCTGGAGTCTGGCTCCCACTGGGGAGGAGATCGCCTGGCGGCTGTCGTGACGCACCTGTACCGAACGAGATCCGTGCTTCAGTCCAGGCTTACAGATGGTCACTGAGGCCCCCCACGCGGGGGCACGATCCGCGCTCCGCTTAAGTTCGAAGCGTGGCAGCCGGCCGGTGATGACGCTTCCTGGAATCAGCCACCCCCTGCTCAGGGGTGACCCCAGACCTGCACTACCGCCTGCCCTATGGAACGAGCACGGCGGCTCCCGGGAGCCGCCGTGCTCGTTCCATAGGCGCGTCATTCCGAGCGGGGCTCCGAGCCTCCGAAGTCCGGCGAGGTGAAGTCGGGGGAGGAATAGGGGGCGCGGCCCGGCTGCCGAGTCGCGGTCCGGCCCGGAGAAGTCCGGCCTGGAGTAGCCGATTGTCGGTATGTGGTTGGGCGAGCGGTACGTGGCGTGTCGGGCAGGACCGGCACCCGGGTCGGCGAGCGCGTCCCGCAGGAACGGCAGGATGCCGCGTTCCACCAGGGCGTGACGCCAGGCATCTCTGGCCCGTGACACGTCCTCCTGCAGATCCTCGACCTCCTCCTCGGCCGCCGGTGACGTCGAGCTGTCGCGCAGGGCGGTGATGAGGAGACCGACGGCAGCGACGGGGACGACTGCCGCAGTGACCACCGCGAACCACGAGCCCGTGGCCACCAAGGTGCTCGCGAACGAGGCCGTTGGATTGAGCGTCGTCAGGACATGGCCGACCACCAGGAAGATCGCCGCGGCGGCGGCGGCCAGCACGGGCACGAGGACGGCGGCAAACGCGAACGCACCCGCGCCGGTTTCCTCCGGAGCTGGTCTCTCACGCCTGCCCGGCCGCGCGCGATCGACCACACGCTGCCCGGAAGTGCGCGGCGTACGGATCCCCGCCGGCCTCGGTACTTCCGGGAGTACGCGTAGTCCGAGCAGCGCTGCCAGCAGACGGCGCCCGAAGGACACCCCGGCCCACCGCCGCGGATGGACTCCGTCATGGATCCGGCGGCCACCGGGTTGTCCGGCGCCCAGCACAGCGGCGCCGAACCGTTGGCCCAGGCCCGCCGAGGTCTGACGGTCGGCGGCTCGGGTGCCGGAACCGGTGAAGCCGGCCGAGCCAGAGGCGGACACCGAGCGCGAGGGCGCCGACGGGGATGCCAAGCCACGGTGTTCCTGGCGGACTTGTACGTAGAGCCGGTACTCGGTCGCCGCGGCGCTCGCGATGAGGATGGCGGAACCCAGCGCCATGGTCCGCAACTGTTCTGTGGTGAGCCGTTCTCCGACTGCTGTGAGGTCCGGTCGTTCGTGGGCGCCGCGCAGCACGTCGTCGAGGATCCGCTCGTATTCGGGGCGGTCTTCCGGCAGCAGGGGCGGATGGCTGTTCACAGGCCCTCCTCCCCCAGCGCGGGCCCCTGCCGCCATCGTGGCGCGCCTCGATCGCCGAAGCCAGGCCCCGTTCCGTCGGGCGGGTTCGCAGGGAGAGGAGTGTCGCTGCTGCGCATCGGATCGGGGAGTCGTGTTGCTTCCTCGGGGAGCTCGCCGGATGCGGGCTCCGGCGTACGCTCGTCCGCGGCCGGGGCGTGCTGTCTTGGCGCGGGCATCGCACGCGCAACGGACGACGCTCCTTCTGTGGGGGTAGAGGGCCGGACCGCGCGACCCGCGGAGGGCGCGGACGGCTGCGCCACTTGGGGTGGGGAGTCCACGGCGCCCGAGTCGCCGGCGCCGACCGCGCCCACGGCACTGGCAGCCGCAGTCGGGGGCGCCTCGGCTTCCGCAGCTGCCCCCGCCGGCTGCCGTTCGCCCATCACCGCCTCGTTCACGGTCTGGATGCGGCCCAGTTGAGTGAGCAGCATGGGTGCCGATATTCCGACGACGAGGGCGGCGTACCCGCCGCTGATCTGTCCCGTGGTCCCGAAGAGCACTGCGGCCCCGGCGCCCATCACGCTGTGCACGATGGCCGCGACGGTATCGACGGCGGGGTCGAAGTAGGCCTTGAACTGCGGGGCTACGACTTCCGCCGTCCCTGCCGCGGCTAACTGCCGGTGGATCCGGCGGTCGGCCTGCCAGGAGACGAACCGGGTGTACAGGTCCAGCGCCCCGCGCAGCAGACCACCCGCCGCCCCCAACAGGATTAACGTCGTGACGTCCACGATCTCCCCTGGAAAGCATTGCTGACACCCGGTTGCGAGATTCCGGCCACCGGATGAGCGTAGAGCCGCACGCAAGGGCCTGTCCGGCAGATCATGCGACTTCCCGGGCAGGCTCGTCGGTTGGTACGTGGGCCGGGGGATCCAACGAATCACAGGCCGGTGGTGCGACCACCGCACGGTGATCAACGGGATCCTGTTCCAGGTCAGTCGGCGCCAGGTGCTCGGCAGCCACGGTGCCTCGCCGTGGCCGAGAGAGCGGTCGAGCGGTGATCCGACCGCCCCTGCGGGAACTCACTCCTGCAGAGCCTGTCCCCCCAAAAATAGGCGAACCCCGGAGGGTCCTGGCTTTTCGGTCGAATGAAGTCGGCTTTCAGGAGCGGAGATTGCCATCACCGTGACCGGCTGCCGTCGGGACGGCCGATCCCCCACTCCCCAGAGCTTCTCGCAGCGAGCCGGGGCGCGGTCGGGGAATCTACTCCCCTGTTGACAGTTGCGGTCCGAAGACGGCCGATCGCGTAGATGAAGGGCTCACGATGACCGAAGCCGCTGCAGGGATGCGCTCGTGTCCGCAGTCTTCGCAGCGGAACGGACAGTGGCTCCGGGCTGCCGTCTTCACGCTCCTTAGCTCCGTCTTGGCGGTCGTCGGCCATCATTTGGCCACAGAGGATCCGGTGTCCTGGCAGCGGGTAGCCGTCGGCGCGACGATAGTTTTCGCGCTCTCGTGGCTCGTGGCCCGTCCGATTCGGCCTGGGCGGCACGTGGTCACGGCCACACGGCTATGTGCTGGAGTTCGGACGTACGGCCCACCACAGCGCGTGGACGATGACGGCGGACCCACTGGTCGAGAACAATCGCGACGTGGTTCTGCAATTTCCGCAACCACCCCGCGTTGTAGGAGCGGCTCTCACGGCTGTACGCGTCGGTCAGCGGATCCAGCGGAAGTCGAGGGCTTCGAGTGCGTGGCGTTGTTCTTGGGTGAGCCGGAGTGGGTCGCGGCGTTTCTCTGCAAGCCATGTGGCGAGGTGAAGTCCGGTATTGGGACAGAAGTAGTCGTAGGGCACGTCGAGGTGCTGGTGGCTTCGCCAGAAGGCGCGTGCCGCGAGCAGTCCTCTGGCGAAGGCCCATTGTGCGTGGCCGCGGGGGCGCCGCAGGAGCAGGGCCAGGGGGTGGCGGAGTGGGAGGGCGCCGAGGAGTTTGTGCTGGTCGCTGTGGAGGGTGGGGAGGGCGTCGATCTGGGTGTCGAGCCAGCGGGTGAGGGGGGTCTCGTCGGTGTCGGGGCGCAGGTCGGGGAAGGGGAGGTTGCCGGCGCGTGCGGCTGCCAGGGCTTGGGCGTAGGTGTGGTGCCAGTGTTTCGGCCAGTGGGTGTTCCACCAGGGGTAGATCTCGTTGAGGGCGCGCTGGTAGCCGTAGGGCAGGGTGCGTTTGTTTGCTTCGCGGCGGCGGTCTGCGATCCAGCGTCCGAGTCGGATGCCGCCGAAGGATTCTTCGGTGTATGGGGCGAGGTGGCCGTGGCGGGCTTTGTAGTCCCGGGCGATCTGTAGTTTGTACTCGATGCTGCTGCGGGGGTGGGGCCAGATCATGCCGAGGGTGTCGAGCCGTTCGATGCGTTCGGGCAGGAGCATGTGGTTGATGCGCAGGGAACGCTGGCGGCCGAGCCACCAGCCGAGGTAGAAGCGGACGGGGCCGAGGTAGCGGCTGGGGACGTCGAGATGGCCGTAGGTGTGGAAGTAGCGCTGGGCGCTTTCGAAGCCGATCTGCCATACGCGGTTGGGTGCCCCGGTGGCCTGGAGGTCGAGAAGCGGGATGATCTCGTCGGCGCGTTCGGGTCGGGCGGCGACCCCCAAGTCCTCCTGGGACTCGTCGGAGGTGGCCCATTCGACGCGGTGGATGACGTGCTCGTCATAGGTGCTCAGGGCGATGAGGACCTGGTAGAGGAGGCGGTAGCGGGTTCCTTTGACGCCTTCCTCGAGGTCTTGTCCCGGTTCCATGAAGACGGGGACGACGATGGTGGAGATCTTGTCGTCGCCGGGGTTCTGGCGCAGTGCGCGGCCGACAGCCTGGGTGATGTCGAGGGAGCTCTGTTTGGAGTCGGCGAAGAGGATCGAGTCGATACTGGGGACGTCGATACCTTCGCCCAGGCAGCGGCAGTTGGTCAGGACCGCTCTGTGCGGGGCGATGCGGGGGCTGGTGCTGTTGATGGGGACGGAGCCGAAGTCCACGAGTGATCGTCGGCGGACGGGCGGGCTCTGCTTGGCATTGACCGTGCCGACGAGAAGAGGTGCCTGCATCTCGGGGGGCATGAGTGCTGCTGTTTCGTGGAGGGTTTCGGCGAACATGCTGGCGGATGCGATGAGGCGGTGGAAGGTCAAGGTTCGCCGCAGGTCGTAGAGGTGCTGGGCGCGCAGCAATGCGATCTGGGCGGCTGCCATGCGCAGGCCTTCGGCGCCGGCTGATGCGATGGAGGCGTATCTCAGGACGCGGTGCAGGTCGGCGTCGCTGATCTCGACGGCGACGATCCGGTAGTCCGCCAGCAGGCCCTGGTCGATCGCTTCGGCGAGGGAGATGCGGTAGACGACGGGGCCGTAGAGGCTGTGGTCGTCCATGGAGGCCACTTCGCAGCCGATCGCAACGTGTGAGCCGGATTTCTCGTCGAAGATGCGCGGGGTGGCGGTCATGTAGAGGCGGTGGCGGGCGGGCAGGACGTCGTTGTCGTGGATGACGCCCCAGGCTTTGTAGCGGTTGCCGGCGGTGCGGTGGGCTTCGTCGGCGACGATGATGTCCCAGCGCGGCAGGTGGTGATCGCGGTGGGCCCGGGCCAGCTTTTCCAGTGACTGGTAGGTGCAGAAGACATTCACCGCGCCGTCGGTCAGGGAAGCATGGCGGGCGAGTTCACCGGGGTCGCGGACCATGGCGAGGATTCCGCGCAGCGAACGGACCTGGGTGCTGTCGCGCGAGCAGTAGCCGAGGTAGAACCCCTGGCGGCCTTCGCGCTGCCAGTAGGCGGCCGTTTGCTCGAGGAGGTCCAGGGTGGGCATCACGACCAAGGCGTTGCCCTGGGAAGCGGTCTCCTGGACGGTGTTGAGGGCGACAAGAGTCTTGCCCGTTCCGGTGGCCATGATGACGCTCACGCGGCGCGCTCCGTCGGTGAACTCTTCGATGCAGGCGTCGACAGCGAGTGTCTGGTGGCCGCGTAGCGGCGTTTTGAGGCCGTTGCTCGTCAACGTGGCCACGGTGCCCTCCCGGCAGCGGGTCGTCTCGTTGCGGATCAAGGTTCAGACCCGCGCCGTGGAGGGTGTCGCGGTGTTGCCGCCTTGTTCACCTGAAGAGGTGAAGGCGCCTTGACCGGCCCGTATGGCGGCTGGCGACGATAGAGCGCAAGCAGGCGTGCGGGGTGGGCGGCGGAGAAGGGAACGGCGTGGTGCTGCAGGTGCCAGGGCTCTACGGTCCGCGTCAGTCTCTTCCGCTTCTGGTCCGGCCTCTGCCTGGGGAGTCGACGGGTTCGTTCGTGAACCGGCTGGCTCAAGCCAACGGGCTGGGCCTTGCGGATTTCCTGCAGCGTGTGGGCCAAGGCATGGGGTCGTCGTCGACTGATCCGGCGCGCGTGGAGAAGTACCCGCAGTGCACGGAGATGTATGTGAACGGGCCGGGACTTGAGTATCTGGCCGTGCTGGCCGGTACCCCGGCGGCCGTGTTGCAGCGGGCTCTGCCTGGGCTTGCGACGCGTCACCGGCTGCCGGGTGACGGGGACGCGGTGTGGAAGTGGCCGTGGCAGCCGTCCGAAGGGCATCTGGTGCGCTACTGCACAAGATGTGCGGAGGCCCGCGGGGTCAGGGAACCGAGCTGGTGGCTGATGTCGGACAGCTGGCGTGTGTGCGCCCGGCACGGGCGGTGGTGTGATGACTCAAGGACGGAGCCGCTGGACGGGCTGTCCTTGAAGGAGCTCCCTGAGGTCGTCGACGCGCATCTGGATCGTGCCCGGCTTCACAAGCAGTTCGGCCGGTCGGGGGGGGGAGCTGTTCGCTGATGCTTTTCAGGTGGTGGCGGACTGGTGGCGGACGATGCCCACGGTGCTGCGCTGGGTCCACCGGGCGTGGGCGTGCGGGCTGGAGGACCGCAGTACCCGGGTAATGCCGCTGGTGATCTACCCGGAGGCGGCGCGACTCGCGCAGCTGATGGTCGAGTTCGAGCAGTCGGACGTCCGCGACGCCGATGCCCGTAGCCGGTGGCTCGGCAGGGTCGAGGCGCTGATGGAGTCGTGGGAGCTGGATGTCCAGGTGGGCAGTGGCCCGTTACTGGACTGGCTGCACTGCCATCGGGTACCGGCGAACGCGGAAGCGGAACCGGCCGCCAGGCCCGGGCGGGGACGGTTGCCGCTTGCCCGGGGGCACAGCCGGCTTGCCTTGCCGACAGGGCCTTTGGAGGCGCGCTCGTGCCTGTCCTGACCCGGCCTTGGCAAGCCGGCTGCAGGCGCTCCCCCACTCCTTGCCGTACCGGTCCTGGGCCGGGCCGTCGCGGTCCGTGGGAGCGTGCGCGGTCGCATGAGACAGGGCTCGGATACAGCACGAGTGATGGCCATGCGGAGCGGGGCGGGGTGAAGAGGGCATGCGGAGCGTGAGTGGCTGGCATCTTGATGAGTGGGGTGAGCTGACAGCGTCGTCGGCGGCAGCCCTGGCCGGTGTGGCGCTGGAGGAGAGACAGCCGCCGACGGATCCGGTGGCGTATCACGGCCGACAGGGAAAGATCACGGCATGGCCGTCGTCGTTTCGGTCGAAGGTGGTGTGCGGGTCGCTGCGCCGGCTGCGGGTGACGGTGGAGCTGGACTTCGACCCGGAGGTTGTCCGCTTCAGTGGGGAGCCGGTGGAGCTGCACTGGGAGTCGGGGCGGGCCCGGTACCGGTGGCGGCCCGATTTCGTCGCAAGGATGCGGGACGGTTCTCGGTGTGTCGTGGTCGTGCGGCCGCCGCGCGGGATCGGGCCGCAGTGGCAGGAGCGTCTGGCGGCGCTCGATGAGGTCGCACAGGCCGCGGGCTGGCAGGTTCAGATGCGTTCCGTCCCGCAGGGTACCCAGTTAGAGAACCTGATGTGGCTCGCGGACTACCGCTTCGCAGACGGGGTGGACCCGGAACAGGAACAGGCCGTTCTCCATGCTTTTCGGCGCAGGCGGCCTCTGTTCGAGGGGGTGGGTGCGTGCGGAGTCCCGGACCTGATCGCTATTGATCTTGTGTATGGGCTGATGTGGCAGCGGCGGCTGCTGTTCGACTGGGACCAGCCGCTGCCTCGGGGCCCGCTGGTGTGGACGGCGCAGGGGGCGGCATGACTCAGCGGAAGTTGTGGGGCTGGTTCGAGAGTGACCGGGTCAGCCTCGAAGACCGGGTGCGCTGGCAGGGGCGGGAGTTCCGTGTCGTTGCTTTCACCGGCCCTTATGTCACACTCCAGCCTCTGCCGGAGCCTGCTGCGCTGGTGGAGGCCTCGTACGGGGAGATGGCAGGGTCGGCGGACTTTGCCGTCCTGGACGAGGCGGGAAATGCCGTCGAACGGACCAGGCTGCCGCCTCTGGGAAGACTGCTGCTGGTCGTCGGCAAGGAGGACCGCAAGCGGGCGCTGATGTGGCACCGGCACATGAAGGAGGTCGAGACCGGAATCCGGCCCGGCCGGCGCGTTCCACGGGCGGATTACGACCCGGCGAGCACCACGATGGAGCAGCGGCTGAAACGCAAGGCTGCCGAGCTCGACGAGCTGGACATCAGCATCAGCTGGCGCACGCTGGACGACAAGCGGCGCCGATGGAAGCAGGCGGATGAGAACCCGCTGGTCCTCATCATCGATGGGCGCAAGGGGCGAGCTCCCTCGCCGGGAGGAAGGACCGACCCGCGTCTGCTGGAGATCATGCAGGAGGTGACCGCGATCCTGGCGCGCCAGTCGGGCGGGAGGATCGAGCGGGCATTCGATCTGGTCGAGGAACGCGTCGAGACCCGGTACGCGAAAGAGCTCGAGGATCCGCAGGAGGCGAAGCGGCTGCGGCTGCCACGCTCGACGTTCTACAAACGGATGAACGAGCTCGGCCTGTCTGCCATCCTGCTCGGCACGACCCGGCAGCGGGCCTCCCAGGCGAGCAAGCCCAAGAAGCCCTACACCCCGTCATACGCGGTGCGGCCCGGGCAGATCATGCAGATCGGCACCACTCCGCTG
This sequence is a window from Streptomyces sp. HUAS YS2. Protein-coding genes within it:
- a CDS encoding DUF6879 family protein, coding for MSRNSVPSFADLLAGTRRSAVHLEMRDMYSVADEVEEFERFKRTGTLELDPTARWWPGWLDLVRDAVGRGVVMRRARVVSEPVTDYIRWEHASTPLNIGAGELVRWLPRRQAVDIALPGADFWLFDDRIVQFNIFTGEGDWANPPKEFSEDPAVIALCASAFEAVWDRAVDHEKYTV
- a CDS encoding DEAD/DEAH box helicase gives rise to the protein MATLTSNGLKTPLRGHQTLAVDACIEEFTDGARRVSVIMATGTGKTLVALNTVQETASQGNALVVMPTLDLLEQTAAYWQREGRQGFYLGYCSRDSTQVRSLRGILAMVRDPGELARHASLTDGAVNVFCTYQSLEKLARAHRDHHLPRWDIIVADEAHRTAGNRYKAWGVIHDNDVLPARHRLYMTATPRIFDEKSGSHVAIGCEVASMDDHSLYGPVVYRISLAEAIDQGLLADYRIVAVEISDADLHRVLRYASIASAGAEGLRMAAAQIALLRAQHLYDLRRTLTFHRLIASASMFAETLHETAALMPPEMQAPLLVGTVNAKQSPPVRRRSLVDFGSVPINSTSPRIAPHRAVLTNCRCLGEGIDVPSIDSILFADSKQSSLDITQAVGRALRQNPGDDKISTIVVPVFMEPGQDLEEGVKGTRYRLLYQVLIALSTYDEHVIHRVEWATSDESQEDLGVAARPERADEIIPLLDLQATGAPNRVWQIGFESAQRYFHTYGHLDVPSRYLGPVRFYLGWWLGRQRSLRINHMLLPERIERLDTLGMIWPHPRSSIEYKLQIARDYKARHGHLAPYTEESFGGIRLGRWIADRRREANKRTLPYGYQRALNEIYPWWNTHWPKHWHHTYAQALAAARAGNLPFPDLRPDTDETPLTRWLDTQIDALPTLHSDQHKLLGALPLRHPLALLLRRPRGHAQWAFARGLLAARAFWRSHQHLDVPYDYFCPNTGLHLATWLAEKRRDPLRLTQEQRHALEALDFRWIR
- a CDS encoding TniQ family protein, with the protein product MVLQVPGLYGPRQSLPLLVRPLPGESTGSFVNRLAQANGLGLADFLQRVGQGMGSSSTDPARVEKYPQCTEMYVNGPGLEYLAVLAGTPAAVLQRALPGLATRHRLPGDGDAVWKWPWQPSEGHLVRYCTRCAEARGVREPSWWLMSDSWRVCARHGRWCDDSRTEPLDGLSLKELPEVVDAHLDRARLHKQFGRSGGGAVR
- a CDS encoding TnsA-like heteromeric transposase endonuclease subunit — its product is MSGWHLDEWGELTASSAAALAGVALEERQPPTDPVAYHGRQGKITAWPSSFRSKVVCGSLRRLRVTVELDFDPEVVRFSGEPVELHWESGRARYRWRPDFVARMRDGSRCVVVVRPPRGIGPQWQERLAALDEVAQAAGWQVQMRSVPQGTQLENLMWLADYRFADGVDPEQEQAVLHAFRRRRPLFEGVGACGVPDLIAIDLVYGLMWQRRLLFDWDQPLPRGPLVWTAQGAA